One window from the genome of Esox lucius isolate fEsoLuc1 chromosome 23, fEsoLuc1.pri, whole genome shotgun sequence encodes:
- the syk gene encoding tyrosine-protein kinase SYK isoform X2: protein MSDRVNSLPFFYGNITREDAEDYLRQGGMSDGLYLLRQSRSYLGGYALSVSFRRECYHYTIERELNEMYAIAGGKSHRTPVDVIDYHSQESDGLVCLLKKPCNRPKGMQPKVGPFEDLKEKMIKEYVQQTWNLQGAALEQAIISQRPQLEKLIATTAHEKMPWFHHTITREDSETRLQMGSRINGKFLIRQRDLHGSYALCLLHGGQVMHYRIDKDKAGKLSIPDGKKFDTLWQLVEHYSYKPDGLLRVLTESCPRPEGENRGGIGLHVPNNIRSVSVNKTTEIQNPYETRGPNSLVSRESMPMDTEVYESPYADPDELRTSTVDRSQLFLEDGELGSGNFGTVMKGIYKMRKTEKPVAVKILKNDDNNPAVKEEMMREANVMQQLDNPYIVRMIGICEAESLMLVMELAELGPLHKYLQKHRQISMKNVTELVHQVAMGMKYLEEHNFVHRDLAARNVLLVTQHYAKISDFGLSKALTEEENYYKAKGHGKWPVKWYAPECMNYFKFSCKSDVWSFGVLMWEAYSLGMKPYKGMKGNEVIQMIESGERMNSPVNCPPEMYDLMKKCWTYKPDERPGFLVVESRLRDFYYDISSQ from the exons ATGTCTGACAGAGTAAACTCCTTGCCCTTCTTCTACGGCAACATCACCCGAGAGGACGCGGAGGACTACCTCCGTCAGGGGGGCATGAGCGACGGCCTGTACCTGCTACGGCAGAGCCGCAGCTACTTGGGGGGCTACGCCCTGTCGGTGTCCTTCCGGCGGGAGTGCTACCATTACACCATTGAGAGGGAGCTCAATGAAATGTACGCCATTGCCGGCGGGAAAAGCCACCGGACCCCGGTGGACGTGATCGACTACCACTCGCAGGAGTCCGATGGCCTGGTGTGTCTGCTGAAGAAGCCCTGCAACAGACCCAAAGGCATGCAACCGAAGGTGGGGCCTTTCGAGGACCTCAAGGAGAAGATGATCAAAGAGTACGTGCAACAGACCTGGAACCTGCAG GGGGCGGCTCTGGAGCAAGCAATCATTAGCCAGAGACCTCAGCTGGAGAAGCTGATAGCCACCACAGCCCATGAAAAGATGCCCTGGTTCCATCACACCATCACGCGCGAGGACTCCGAAACACGCCTCCAGATGGGATCGCGTATAAATGGCAAATTTCT GATACGACAGCGGGACCTCCATGGCTCCTACGCGCTGTGTCTCCTCCATGGGGGCCAGGTCATGCACTATCGCATCGACAAGGACAAGGCCGGCAAACTCTCCATTCCTGACGGGAAGAAGTTTGACACCCTGTGGCAG CTGGTGGAGCACTACTCCTACAAACCAGATGGGCTTCTACGTGTGCTGACTGAATCATGCCCTCGACCTGAGGGTGAAAACCGCG GCGGAATTGGACTACATGTTCCGAACAAT ATCCGAAGTGTCTCCGTCAACAAAACCACAGAAATCCAAAACCCTTATGAAACCAGAGGACCAAATAGCCTGGTCAGCAGAG AGTCCATGCCGATGGACACGGAGGTGTATGAGAGTCCGTACGCTGATCCAGACGAGTTGAGGACCTCCACTGTAGACCGTTCACAGCTCTTCCTGGAAGACGGAGAGTTGGGCTCTGGGAATTTCGGAACTGTCATGAAGGGCATCTACAAAATGAGGAA GACGGAGAAGCCGGTGGCGGTGAAGATCCTGAAGAACGACGACAACAACCCAGCGGTGAAGGAGGAGATGATGCGTGAGGCCAACGTCATGCAACAGCTGGACAACCCCTACATCGTCCGCATGATCGGCATCTGCGAGGCTGAGAGCCTCATGCTGGTCATGGAACTGGCCGAACTCGGGCCGCTCCACAAGTACCTCCAGAAGCACAG GCAGATCTCTATGAAGAACGTCACAGAGCTGGTGCATCAGGTTGCCATGGGGATGAAGTACCTGGAAGAGCATAATTTTGTTCACAGGGACCTGGCGGCCAGAAACGTCCTGCTGGTCACTCAGCACTATGCCAAGATTAGTGACTTCGGCCTGTCCAAGGCTCTCACAGAGGAGGAAAATTATTATAAG GCGAAAGGTCATGGAAAGTGGCCAGTGAAATGGTACGCCCCCGAGTGCATGAACTATTTCAAGTTCTCCTGTAAGAGTGACGTGTGGAGCTTCGGGGTCCTGATGTGGGAGGCGTATTCACTAGGAATGAAGCCATACAAG GGCATGAAAGGAAACGAGGTCATCCAAATGATTGAGAGCGGCGAACGTATGAACAGCCCTGTCAACTGTCCCCCTGAGATGTATGACCTCATGAAGAAATGCTGGACCTACAA GCCGGATGAAAGGCCTGGGTTTTTAGTCGTTGAGTCGAGGCTTAGAGACTTCTACTATGACATATCATCGCAGTGA
- the syk gene encoding tyrosine-protein kinase SYK isoform X1 encodes MSDRVNSLPFFYGNITREDAEDYLRQGGMSDGLYLLRQSRSYLGGYALSVSFRRECYHYTIERELNEMYAIAGGKSHRTPVDVIDYHSQESDGLVCLLKKPCNRPKGMQPKVGPFEDLKEKMIKEYVQQTWNLQGAALEQAIISQRPQLEKLIATTAHEKMPWFHHTITREDSETRLQMGSRINGKFLIRQRDLHGSYALCLLHGGQVMHYRIDKDKAGKLSIPDGKKFDTLWQLVEHYSYKPDGLLRVLTESCPRPEGENRGGIGLHVPNNLLEAAGGMFSRLKSYTLPIPGRKKIRSVSVNKTTEIQNPYETRGPNSLVSRESMPMDTEVYESPYADPDELRTSTVDRSQLFLEDGELGSGNFGTVMKGIYKMRKTEKPVAVKILKNDDNNPAVKEEMMREANVMQQLDNPYIVRMIGICEAESLMLVMELAELGPLHKYLQKHRQISMKNVTELVHQVAMGMKYLEEHNFVHRDLAARNVLLVTQHYAKISDFGLSKALTEEENYYKAKGHGKWPVKWYAPECMNYFKFSCKSDVWSFGVLMWEAYSLGMKPYKGMKGNEVIQMIESGERMNSPVNCPPEMYDLMKKCWTYKPDERPGFLVVESRLRDFYYDISSQ; translated from the exons ATGTCTGACAGAGTAAACTCCTTGCCCTTCTTCTACGGCAACATCACCCGAGAGGACGCGGAGGACTACCTCCGTCAGGGGGGCATGAGCGACGGCCTGTACCTGCTACGGCAGAGCCGCAGCTACTTGGGGGGCTACGCCCTGTCGGTGTCCTTCCGGCGGGAGTGCTACCATTACACCATTGAGAGGGAGCTCAATGAAATGTACGCCATTGCCGGCGGGAAAAGCCACCGGACCCCGGTGGACGTGATCGACTACCACTCGCAGGAGTCCGATGGCCTGGTGTGTCTGCTGAAGAAGCCCTGCAACAGACCCAAAGGCATGCAACCGAAGGTGGGGCCTTTCGAGGACCTCAAGGAGAAGATGATCAAAGAGTACGTGCAACAGACCTGGAACCTGCAG GGGGCGGCTCTGGAGCAAGCAATCATTAGCCAGAGACCTCAGCTGGAGAAGCTGATAGCCACCACAGCCCATGAAAAGATGCCCTGGTTCCATCACACCATCACGCGCGAGGACTCCGAAACACGCCTCCAGATGGGATCGCGTATAAATGGCAAATTTCT GATACGACAGCGGGACCTCCATGGCTCCTACGCGCTGTGTCTCCTCCATGGGGGCCAGGTCATGCACTATCGCATCGACAAGGACAAGGCCGGCAAACTCTCCATTCCTGACGGGAAGAAGTTTGACACCCTGTGGCAG CTGGTGGAGCACTACTCCTACAAACCAGATGGGCTTCTACGTGTGCTGACTGAATCATGCCCTCGACCTGAGGGTGAAAACCGCG GCGGAATTGGACTACATGTTCCGAACAAT CTATTGGAGGCGGCAGGTGGAATGTTCTCCAGACTCAAATCCTACACCCTGCCAATACCTGGTCGAAAAAAG ATCCGAAGTGTCTCCGTCAACAAAACCACAGAAATCCAAAACCCTTATGAAACCAGAGGACCAAATAGCCTGGTCAGCAGAG AGTCCATGCCGATGGACACGGAGGTGTATGAGAGTCCGTACGCTGATCCAGACGAGTTGAGGACCTCCACTGTAGACCGTTCACAGCTCTTCCTGGAAGACGGAGAGTTGGGCTCTGGGAATTTCGGAACTGTCATGAAGGGCATCTACAAAATGAGGAA GACGGAGAAGCCGGTGGCGGTGAAGATCCTGAAGAACGACGACAACAACCCAGCGGTGAAGGAGGAGATGATGCGTGAGGCCAACGTCATGCAACAGCTGGACAACCCCTACATCGTCCGCATGATCGGCATCTGCGAGGCTGAGAGCCTCATGCTGGTCATGGAACTGGCCGAACTCGGGCCGCTCCACAAGTACCTCCAGAAGCACAG GCAGATCTCTATGAAGAACGTCACAGAGCTGGTGCATCAGGTTGCCATGGGGATGAAGTACCTGGAAGAGCATAATTTTGTTCACAGGGACCTGGCGGCCAGAAACGTCCTGCTGGTCACTCAGCACTATGCCAAGATTAGTGACTTCGGCCTGTCCAAGGCTCTCACAGAGGAGGAAAATTATTATAAG GCGAAAGGTCATGGAAAGTGGCCAGTGAAATGGTACGCCCCCGAGTGCATGAACTATTTCAAGTTCTCCTGTAAGAGTGACGTGTGGAGCTTCGGGGTCCTGATGTGGGAGGCGTATTCACTAGGAATGAAGCCATACAAG GGCATGAAAGGAAACGAGGTCATCCAAATGATTGAGAGCGGCGAACGTATGAACAGCCCTGTCAACTGTCCCCCTGAGATGTATGACCTCATGAAGAAATGCTGGACCTACAA GCCGGATGAAAGGCCTGGGTTTTTAGTCGTTGAGTCGAGGCTTAGAGACTTCTACTATGACATATCATCGCAGTGA